Part of the Halobaculum halobium genome, CGACGCTTCGTCGGGTCGCGGTGTTCGCCGAGGCGCTCGCGATGGACGAGCGCGGCACCCGGCTCCGCACCCGTCTCGAGGACGCGGGCGTGCCGACGGCGCTCGCGGCCGGGATCCCGCTCGCGATCGACCACTACGACACGGGCACGCGCTACCTGGAGGCGGTTCGGACGCTCGCGGTCGACGCGCTCGAAGTCGTCGCCGACGAGCGCGAGGAGGTCCGTGCGCTCGCGGTCGACCCCGACGACCGCGGCGGTGCCGACCTCGGCCCACTTCCCGACGTGTCCTACGACTTCGAGGGATCTGCCACGGCGGCGGAGACCGAGGACTCGGCGACCGACGCCCCCGCCGCGTCGAGCGACGACGCGGTGTCGACGGCGCCGACGGCGGACGAGTCGGGTGGGGTGGGGACGGATGAGGCCGCCGAACCGACAGAGACGGCGGGCACTGCAGCGGGCTCGACCGCCGGGGCAGAGACGGGTCCCGCGGCGAGTACCGAATCCGATCCCGCAGATTCAGCTGCCGACTCAACCGAACCACCGGCCGACGCGGCCGCTGGCGAGGAAGGGGACGCCGCTGTCGACGCGGCCGCTCCCGACGACGCTGCCGACGACGCGGACGCCGCGGTCGCGGAGGCGGACCCCGGAACGAGCGCGGAGCCCGACCCGGACGAATCCACCGCCGACAGCCTGGGAGATTTCGACGACGGCGACGGCGACCTCAGCGACGACGACCTCGGCGACTTCGACGCCGACGCGGACCCAGAAGACTTCGAGGACGCGCTCTCCGACGAGGAACGACAGGAGGTCGAAGCGGAGCACGGCGTGGAGTTCGCCACCGGGAGCGAGGTGTCCACTGCCGGCGAGGCGGACATCGAGACGCCCGACGCCGAGCCACCGAAGACGGAGACGGCAGAGACGGCAGAGACGCCGGAGACGGCAGAGACGCCAGAGACGCCGGAGACGGCAGAGCCGGCAGAAGACGATCTCGGTGCGGTCGACGGTGATCCTGCCACTACTACCGAGGGCGACACCGACAGCGTCGCTGGTGCCGACGGCGACGCAGATACCGACGTCGACAGTACCGCCGGTAGTGAGGACGCGGACGACGAGTCCGCCGCGGATGTCGACCTCGAGGACGCTGTGGTCGAGGTGATGAGCGATCTCGACGACGGCGACGGCGCCGACCGGGAGGCGGTCGTCGCGGCGACGGTCGAGCGCCACGGCGCCGGTCCCGACGACGCGGCGGACGCCATCCAGGAGGCGCTCATGAGCGGAAAGTGCTACGAGCCGGTTGACGGAACGCTCAAACCCATCTGATGGCGGCCGACGGTTCGGGCCGAAGTGGCGGTGCGGACCCGAATGGCGGTTCGGGCCAGCGCATCGGTTCGGACCGCCCTTCGCCGGCGCCGCTCGTCGAACCGGTGCCGGGCGCGCCGGCCGCTGTCGCAGACCTCGGCGATGAGACCGGGCTGCTCGTCGCAGACTACCACGCCGGGATCGAGGCCGGCCTCCGCTACGAGCGCGGCGTCGAACTCGACAGCGCGGGCGAGGAGCGGCGCGAGCGCGTGCTCGATCTACTCGCGCGCACCGGCGCCGACCGACTCGTTGTCCTCGGTGACCTGGCCCACCGCGTCGGCGGCGCCGGCGACGCTGAGACGGCCGAGATCGACGCCCTCCTGTCGGCGGTCGGGGTTCCTGTGACGCTCGTGATCGGGAATCACGACGCCGGGATCGCGGAAGCGTTCGAGGACCGAGTCGACGTGACCCCCGCCGGGGGCGCCCGCCTCGGCGACGTGGGCGTGCTCCACGGCCACACGTGGCCCGCGCCGGAGGTCCTCGGCGCTGACGTGATCTGCATGGGCCACGAGCACGTCGCCGTCAAGTTGGAGGACGCCGTCGGTGGCGCGCGCGCGGAGAAAGCGTGGCTGCGCGGGTCGCTCGCGCCCGCGGCGTTTGACGGCGAGGTCGATCTCGACGCCGCCGGCGTCGACTGGCGTGAGCCCGAACTCGTCGTGTTCCCGGCGTTCAACGACCGCTCCGGGGGCACGTGGGTGAACGTCGAGGGGCAGGGCTTTCTCGCGCCGTTTCTCCCCGCAGGGTTCACGGAGGGAGAGGCGTACCTCCTCGACGGCACTCGGCTGGGCGACTACCGGCGGATCTGACGGCCGCCCTGCGAACCGCCTCCGGATCGGTCAAACGACGCCCGGCGTGTGAGCGAATCACACGTTTCCGGCGGTGTGAGGGTCCGTATCACGCGTTTTCGGTGTGAAACAGCGAAGGAGTTATATACGGAAACCGTATATGTACAAGTACCAGAACGCCTTCGGGCGTGGTGGCATCGATCGTTGAATGACACGGTGTTTTCACCTACAGACGGGCGCAGGAAGTTGCAGAGCGTCCGCTCAGTCCGAAGCAGTATGGTGTCGAGGTAACGAATCATGGTAACGAAAGAAGAAGTTCTCGAAGAGTACGGTCTCGACCAGCTGGATGAATCACGAAACGTCTCCCTTTCCGAGGAGGAACTGGAGAACGATTCGAAGGGCCAGCTGATCAAGAAGGCCGGTCAGCTCCGTGACCGACGTAACGAGCTCAACCAGATGGCGTCCGAGCGCGCGTCCAAGCGCGACGACCTGAACGCGAAGACACGTGAGAAGGTCGACGAGGCCCAAGAGCACCGCGAGTCGCGGGACGAGCTCAACGAGCAGGTCCAAGAGCACAAGGAGTCGCGCAACACACTGAACGCCGAGGCGAACGAGCTGTTCGACGAGGTCGAGGAGATGAAGCAGGACCTCGAGCTCGGCTCGGGCAAGTCCATCGAGGAACTCAAAGAGGAGATCGAAGACCTCGAGTTCAAACAGCAGACCGAAGTCCTCGGCACCGACGAGGAGCGCGAACTCATCGAGAAAATCGAGAGCAAGCGCGAGAAGCTCGCCGAAAAGAAGGGCAAGGTCGATCAGAGTGGTGAACTCGAAGCGCTGATCGAGGAGGCCGAAGAGGTCCGCTCGGAGGCGTCGACGCACCACCAGAAGGTGACCGAGCTGGCCGACGAGGCCCAAGAGCACCACAACCAGATGATCGAGGCCTACCGCGAGGCCGACGAGATCCGCGACGAAGCGGACGCCATGCACGAGCTGTTCGTGGAGGCACAGGAGTCGGCCGACCAGCACCACGAGGACTTCGTCCGCGTCCAGAAGCGCCTGCGCGAACTGGACAAGGAGGAGGAGGAAGAGAAGAAGGAGGAGCGCGAGGCCAAGATGGAAGAGGAGCGCGAGGAGGCCGAGGAGATCTACCAGAAGTTCAAGGAAGGCGAAACCCTCGACACCGAGGACCTGATGAAGCTCCAGAAGACGGGGCTTCTCTAAGTCCGGAGTCCGACGTTCCGGCGGTCCGAATCGCAGTTTGACGCACCTGCAGTTTTCTGCACGTTCGGGAGCCCCGGCTGGCGGCGAGCCACCGGATCTTATTCCCGTCCCGGTCGAAGCGAAGCCATGACATCGTCCACGAAGCGGTCGGTCGCCAGCGTGGGGGTTCTGGCCGCCGCCGCCGTAATCGCAGCAGTCGTCGGATACGCGCTGTTCGTCGTCGTGCCGGGCGACCTCGCCGAGCTGGTCGGCGTCGTTCTCACTATCGCGGTCGTCGCGGTCGCGCTCAAGGTCGCCGGCGCGACGTTGGCGTCGCGGTTCGCCGACTACACCGTCGCCGAGGTCGCCGTCGACGGCCCGATCACCCGCGACGGCGACGCGAGCGGGTTCCCGCCGTCGCCGGGCTCCCCCAGCGCCGACGAGATCGTCGACCAGATCGAGCGCGCCGACGCGGACCCGAACGCCGAGGCGCTGCTGGTGAAGCTGAACACGCCCGGAGGGGAGATCGTTCCAAGCGAGGACATCCGGCTGGCGGCCGAGCGCTTCGACGGCCCGACCGTCGGCTACGCGACCGACACCTGCGCCAGCGGCGGCTACGCGATCGCCGCCGGCTGCGACGAACTGTGGGCGCGTGAGGGGAGCGTTGTCGGCTCCATCGGCGTCATCGGGTCGCGACCGAACGTCAACGAACTGGCCGACCGCCTCGGGATCAGCTACGAGCAGTTCACCGCCGGCGAGTACAAGGACGCCGGCCTCCCGCTCAAGGAGGTGACGCCCGACGAACGGGCATACCTCCAAGGTATCGTCGACGACTACTACGACCAGTTCATCGAACAGGTCGCGGCGGGCCGGGACATGGACCAAGACGAGATCCGCGAGACTGAGGCCCGGGTGTTCCTCGGCGCCGAGGCGCACGAGCGCGGGCTCGTCGACGAGCTCGGCGACCGCGAGGCCGTGCTCGACGGCCTCGAAGAACGAACCGGACGCGAGGCGATCGTCGAGGAGTTCACGCCCAGCCGAGGTCTCATGGGCCGGCTCCGGGGCAGCGCCGCCGCGGTGGCGTACGCGTTGGGTGCCGGCGTCGCGGGCGCCGTCGCCCGCGATGGGGCCGGCGACGGGGCTTCGGACGTTCGATTCCGACGATGAGCCAGCGGCTCGTGGGCCGTGACCCCCCGCCATGGTGGGCTTTTTCACCCGGGGGGACATCCCAACGCACGTGACGACGCTGGTCCTGTGCGTGGACCGTTCGAACGACGTCGGTCGGAAGGCCGGCGTCGACACTCCGGTCGTGGGGTGGGAGGCGGTCCGGTCGCTCGTGACGGATCTGGGCCTCGCAGACCCCGAGGACGCCGGCGTCAACTCGCTGCTCGAATCCCTCCGGGTCGCCCGCGACCTCTCCGACGAGGGCGAGGAGGTCGTCGTCGCGGTCGTCTCCGGCGCCGGCGACTCCGCGGTGCGCGCCGACCGCGCGCTCGCTCGCCAGCTCGACGACGTGCTCGCGACGAACGAGTTCGACTCCGCGGTCGTCGTCATCGACTCCGCCGCCGACGAGCGCGCCGTGCCGATGGTCGAGTCTCGGCTGCCCGTCGACGCCGTCGATCGCGTCGTCGTCCGGCAGGCGCGCGACCTCGAGTCGACGTACTACCTCCTCAAGCAGTTCATGGCCGACGAGGAGCTCCGCGAGACGGTGCTCGTGCCGATCGGCGTCGGACTGCTCATCCTCCCGGCGCTGCTCGTGTACTTCTCGCCGGCGATCGCGGTCGCGGCCGTGACGACGCTCCTGGGCGCGACGTTGTTGTACTACGGAATGGGGATGGACGAGGCAGTCGAGTCGGCGCCAGAGCACGCCCGGGAGGCGCTGTACTCCGGGCAGGTGTCGGTCGTGACGTACGTCGCCGCGCTCGGGCTCTCGGTCGTCGGCGTCTTCCTCGGCGTCCTCTCGGCGTCGCCCGTCGAGGGCGCGGAGTTCGTCGCCGGCCTGCAGTTCGCGTACGCCGCGGTGCCGTGGCTGGCGCTTGCGGCGCTGACGGCGTCGTTCGGCCGACTGCTCGACGAACTCATTCGAGACGAAGGCGTCCGGACCCCGTATCTGAACCTCCCGTTCGGCGTGCTCGCCGTCGGGCTGCTGTTTCGCGGCTTCGCGGGCTACTTCCTCGAACAGGAGGCGGGCAAGGAGCCGTTGGTCCTGCTCGGGTACGCGCTGTCGCCGACCCAGCGGCTCGCGGTGTTCATCGTCGGCGGCATCGCGCTCGCGCTCGTGGGCGTCCGCGTCGCCGCCAGCGTCTCCGACGAGACGCTCGACGAGGTTATCGACGAGACCGGATCCGGATCGACCGGCGACGCCGGCATCGGCGGAAACCGCGGCGACGGCGGCTGACCGAGAGCCGTAGTCCGTCGCGCCGAGTGGCTGTGGCCGGCCTATCGGCCGGTCGCGCGGACCAGTAGGTGCCGCTCGTGGGTACGCGTTGCTGCCGGGCACTCCCGGGCGGTCGGCAGATCAGATCCGCGCGCTCGTTCCCGTGTCCTGCTTCGGGCGGATCACGTCCGCGAGCGCGACGAGCACCCCGAACAGCCAGCCGACCGGGACCGAGATGCCGATCCACATGAGCACGTATGCGGTGCCGCGGAGTTCGAACCGCGCTCGAATGAACTCGTCGAGCCCGCCGACCGCGAGCGGTCCGTCGAGGATCCACACTGCAAGCGACGTGGTGTTCGGGAAGACCACGTCCGCCAGCGCGGGCGAGTACAGCGCTGCGACGACCGGCGGGAGCAGAAACGCGGTTACGGCGGCGGGATACGCGATCAGAACGCTCGTCCCTCGGCCGGCGATGCGCGAGGCGCCGACGGCGACCGCAGCCGCGACGGTCGCGACCACGCCGGCGGCCCCGACGGCCAGTAATCCGTTCATCGAGAACTCCCGCATCCAGGCGGCGACGGTGAGCGCCCCCCACGCGAACAGCGAGAGGAGGACGACGCCGACGACGCCCAGCCGCGCGGCCGCCGAATCGATCCTGCTGGCGTAGACGCGGGCGGCCAATCCGAACAACAACAGCGGGTAGCCGACGGCGACGAGGGGCGCGCCGATGGCGGCCCAGAGGTAGTACGTGATCGCCTGCGGGGTCGTCTCCGGCGTCCACTTCCCGACGACTCTGCCGGGGTCGAGCTGGCGGGGGAACGCCAGCTCCATCCACGTGGCGTGGAGCCTGGTGATGTCGATCCGGACGGCGCCAAACAGCCCCGTGGAACGTTGCTCCATCGAGCGTGCGATCCGGCGGCCGCCGATTGAAGGTTTCGCTCGTCCGTCGTTCGTTTCACCCGCCCGAACGGTTCGAGAGAGACCGCGGTGGCGACCGTCACGACAGCGGGGCCGACCGTGTCAGTTCCAGGGTGCGAATCCGGGGTCGACGCGACGGTCCTCTCGATCGATCGCGTCGATCGCTGCCACGTCTTCGTCGTCCAACGTCACACCGATCGACTCCCAATTGTCGCGGATGTGCGCCTCGCTCGTGGCCTTCGGGATCGCAGTGACGCCCTTCTCGCGCAGCCACGCGAGACTCACCTGTGCCTCGCTTGCGTCGTGCTTCTCTGCGATCTCCGTCAGCTCCGGCACGTCGAACACCTGCCCGCGCGCGAGCGGAGAGTAGGCCACGAGCTCCACGTCGTGTTCGCCACAGGCCTCTCGAAGCTCCTCCTGCTGGAGCAGCGGGTGCAACTCGATCTGGTTCGCGAAGATCGGCGCGTCGCTGACCTCCACGGCCTCCGCGACCTGCGCGGGTTCGAAGTTGGAGATGCCGATCCGATCGATCAGGCCGTCGTCGTACAGCTCGTTGAACGCCGCGAGCGTCTCCTCGGCGTCGTACTCGCGCGCCGGCCAGTGGACGTACATGAGATCGACGGAATCGACGCCGAGGCGGTCGAGGCTCTCCTCGGTCGTCCGTCGCACGTCCGCGGGCGCGAGGTTGTCGATCCACACCTTGGTCGCGAGAAACACGTCCTCACGGGCCACCTCGGCCCGGGCGATGCCGTCGCCGACCTCCGCCTCGTTGCCGTAGATCTGGGCGGTGTCGATGTGGCGATATCCCATCTCGAGGGCGGTCGCGACGGCGTTGCGACACGCCTCGGGATCCGTGTTCTCCCAGGTACCGAGGCCGAGCGTCGGCATGCCGTTGGCGGACGGAACGTCGTCGGGGTCGACCGACTGGTGGTCTGTCATCGATCGACCCGAGGCGACTCGCGCGAAAAGGCGTTGTGGCAGGTGCGCGGGCTGCCGGTAGTACGCGACTCACGGTGCCGCCGGGGCCGCACCGCGCTGTCGCCGCGGCGGTGTCGGATCGGACCTCTGTCAGCCGATGTAGCGCAGTTCGTCCTCGCTTGGCATCCCGCCGCCGCCGCCTTGCATCTCCTGGATCTTGCCGACGACTTCCTCCATCTCCTCGGCGCGCTCCTCCAAGTCGGCGAAGTCGACCTCGATGTCGAGCAGGCCTTGGAGCACTTCGAGTACGGCCTGCGCGCTCTTCGGGTCGACGAGATAGCCGGAGGTCTCGCCCATCAGACACGCCGCCGGGAGGCCGCGCCGGGCGCCCAGCCCGAGCACCAGCCCGGAGACGCCGACGATGCCGCCGGCGGGCTCGTTCTCCCGGAACTCGACGCCCGCGGCCTCCAGTTCCTCGCGGTCGATGTCGTCGGTGCGCGCGGCGAGCACGCCGTACTCGTCGTCCTCGATGAGTTCGCCCGTCGGCACCCCGCCGAGCGCGAACGCGCGCTCGCAGCCGAACTCCTCGGCGATGTCGAGGAACGCGGTCGTCAGGGTGTAGTGCCCCTCGTTACTGGCGGCCTGGTGGTCGCCGGTGAGCACGACGAGGTCCTGGCCGTCGGCGTCGACGTGGTGGAACTCCGCGTGGGTCAGCTCCGCGACGCCGTCGTCGTCGACCGTCACCTGCGGGGGGAAGTCGGTCGTGTACACGCGCCTGACGAGCTCGCCGTCGAACTCCTCGACGAGGTGCTCGGCGACGAGCTTGCCGACGTGGCCGACGCCGGGAAGCCCCTCGATGAACACCGGGTCTTCGAGCTCGGGGTCGGCGACGACCTCGATGTCGATGTCGTCCATGGTCGTTGCTGGCGGGCGGGGGAGGTAAAGACGCGTCGGCTCGACCCGTTCGATCCGTCTTCGGCGGATCTGTGCGTGTGCGCCGTGTTTCCGTCGCGGTGATCGCGACCGCGACGGCGACCGCGAAAGTCCAGTCCGGGATTCGACGAGCGTCGTCGCTTCCCGCTGCTCGGCGGGCACGCTCTCGGTCCGTCGGGGGCATCGTTGGTCGAAACCCGGCTCCCGCTACTCGCCCGCGGCGTTCGCGCCGCCGTCGCGGTTTCGACGGCGGGCGCGCCGTCGGTACTTCCCGTGTGGGTCCTCCGGGTTGAACGGCGCGGGCGCGGAGTTGACGGCGGCTGCGCCGCACTCGGGGCAGGCGTCGCCGAGGGTGTAGACGGGGCGATCGTGGGCCGTCTCCCAGTCGGCGCACACCCGAATGTCGGACTTCACGTGTCGGGAGCGGGTTACTCGTCCTCGGTCTCGCGCTCGCGGTGGAAGCGACCGGTGCCGCCCGTGGCCTCGATCGCCTCGCGGGCGCGCTCGGCGGACGCCTCCAGTTCGGTCTCGGCGGTCTTGTAGTCGGGCGCGCGAACGCGGATGCGGTACTCCGGGGAGCCGACGTACGACACGTCGAGTTCGATCTCGTCGGGAACCTCCCCGTTGCCCTCAGCGGCGTCGAGCGCCTCGCGCACGTCGTCGACGCCGTCGTGGCCCGGGGAGGAGAGGTCGACGTAGCCCGTGACGTTCACGTACGGCACCGAGACGTTCTCGCGTGCGGTCTCGACGATGGCCTCGACTTGGTCGTCGCTGAGATCGACGTCCTCCAGCGCCTCCTCGCCGTGGATCGCGGCTGCCTCGAAACCGTCGTACATCGAGCCGAACTCGGCGTACAGCGCCTCGGCGACTTCGGTGTACGTGTCGTCGTCGATGTCCTCGCCGAAGGCGATGGTCATCCAGTTGTCGGCCTTGCGCTCGTTCTTCCACTCCTGGATCTTGTCCGAGCGCTGGTGGTCGTTGACGTCCTTGATCGACAGATCGATCTGCTGGCTCGACTCGTCCACGTCGAGCACCTTCGCGACG contains:
- a CDS encoding metallophosphoesterase, producing MAADGSGRSGGADPNGGSGQRIGSDRPSPAPLVEPVPGAPAAVADLGDETGLLVADYHAGIEAGLRYERGVELDSAGEERRERVLDLLARTGADRLVVLGDLAHRVGGAGDAETAEIDALLSAVGVPVTLVIGNHDAGIAEAFEDRVDVTPAGGARLGDVGVLHGHTWPAPEVLGADVICMGHEHVAVKLEDAVGGARAEKAWLRGSLAPAAFDGEVDLDAAGVDWREPELVVFPAFNDRSGGTWVNVEGQGFLAPFLPAGFTEGEAYLLDGTRLGDYRRI
- a CDS encoding coiled-coil protein encodes the protein MVTKEEVLEEYGLDQLDESRNVSLSEEELENDSKGQLIKKAGQLRDRRNELNQMASERASKRDDLNAKTREKVDEAQEHRESRDELNEQVQEHKESRNTLNAEANELFDEVEEMKQDLELGSGKSIEELKEEIEDLEFKQQTEVLGTDEERELIEKIESKREKLAEKKGKVDQSGELEALIEEAEEVRSEASTHHQKVTELADEAQEHHNQMIEAYREADEIRDEADAMHELFVEAQESADQHHEDFVRVQKRLRELDKEEEEEKKEEREAKMEEEREEAEEIYQKFKEGETLDTEDLMKLQKTGLL
- the sppA gene encoding signal peptide peptidase SppA encodes the protein MTSSTKRSVASVGVLAAAAVIAAVVGYALFVVVPGDLAELVGVVLTIAVVAVALKVAGATLASRFADYTVAEVAVDGPITRDGDASGFPPSPGSPSADEIVDQIERADADPNAEALLVKLNTPGGEIVPSEDIRLAAERFDGPTVGYATDTCASGGYAIAAGCDELWAREGSVVGSIGVIGSRPNVNELADRLGISYEQFTAGEYKDAGLPLKEVTPDERAYLQGIVDDYYDQFIEQVAAGRDMDQDEIRETEARVFLGAEAHERGLVDELGDREAVLDGLEERTGREAIVEEFTPSRGLMGRLRGSAAAVAYALGAGVAGAVARDGAGDGASDVRFRR
- a CDS encoding DUF373 family protein, with amino-acid sequence MTTLVLCVDRSNDVGRKAGVDTPVVGWEAVRSLVTDLGLADPEDAGVNSLLESLRVARDLSDEGEEVVVAVVSGAGDSAVRADRALARQLDDVLATNEFDSAVVVIDSAADERAVPMVESRLPVDAVDRVVVRQARDLESTYYLLKQFMADEELRETVLVPIGVGLLILPALLVYFSPAIAVAAVTTLLGATLLYYGMGMDEAVESAPEHAREALYSGQVSVVTYVAALGLSVVGVFLGVLSASPVEGAEFVAGLQFAYAAVPWLALAALTASFGRLLDELIRDEGVRTPYLNLPFGVLAVGLLFRGFAGYFLEQEAGKEPLVLLGYALSPTQRLAVFIVGGIALALVGVRVAASVSDETLDEVIDETGSGSTGDAGIGGNRGDGG
- a CDS encoding aldo/keto reductase; protein product: MPTLGLGTWENTDPEACRNAVATALEMGYRHIDTAQIYGNEAEVGDGIARAEVAREDVFLATKVWIDNLAPADVRRTTEESLDRLGVDSVDLMYVHWPAREYDAEETLAAFNELYDDGLIDRIGISNFEPAQVAEAVEVSDAPIFANQIELHPLLQQEELREACGEHDVELVAYSPLARGQVFDVPELTEIAEKHDASEAQVSLAWLREKGVTAIPKATSEAHIRDNWESIGVTLDDEDVAAIDAIDREDRRVDPGFAPWN
- a CDS encoding proteasome assembly chaperone family protein, which encodes MDDIDIEVVADPELEDPVFIEGLPGVGHVGKLVAEHLVEEFDGELVRRVYTTDFPPQVTVDDDGVAELTHAEFHHVDADGQDLVVLTGDHQAASNEGHYTLTTAFLDIAEEFGCERAFALGGVPTGELIEDDEYGVLAARTDDIDREELEAAGVEFRENEPAGGIVGVSGLVLGLGARRGLPAACLMGETSGYLVDPKSAQAVLEVLQGLLDIEVDFADLEERAEEMEEVVGKIQEMQGGGGGMPSEDELRYIG
- a CDS encoding RNA-protein complex protein Nop10, whose product is MKSDIRVCADWETAHDRPVYTLGDACPECGAAAVNSAPAPFNPEDPHGKYRRRARRRNRDGGANAAGE
- a CDS encoding translation initiation factor IF-2 subunit alpha, whose product is MKFTGWPEQGELVVGEIDEIADFGVFVDLDEYEDKRGLCHVSEVASGWIKNIRDHVNVGDRVVAKVLDVDESSQQIDLSIKDVNDHQRSDKIQEWKNERKADNWMTIAFGEDIDDDTYTEVAEALYAEFGSMYDGFEAAAIHGEEALEDVDLSDDQVEAIVETARENVSVPYVNVTGYVDLSSPGHDGVDDVREALDAAEGNGEVPDEIELDVSYVGSPEYRIRVRAPDYKTAETELEASAERAREAIEATGGTGRFHRERETEDE